The Persephonella sp. KM09-Lau-8 nucleotide sequence CTTATATTCTTTTAGATGGAAATACTTCGATATTTCTGCAAGATCTTCTTCCGGAATTCCTTCCAGAAGTGGCACCATTTTCAGAAAGTTTTCTTTATCCATCGAAATCCTCTTCTTTTAAGGTTTTGGCATACTTCCCAGTAAATATTTTATATCATTATCTCTGAACATAAATCCACCACCTACATAAATACCCATTACATCACTATTTAACAGGTCAGAGCCTCCAACTCTTACAAATATTGGATAACTGGGCATCTTATATTGAAAATAAATATCAAGTTGTGGATTATCAATATCTTTGTTGTTTTTGAGATATTTCCTATCAAAGTTATAAAGGTCAGCTTTTACTACCAGCTCTCTATTTAAATATAGGTCTGCTCCTGCTGCACCTGTAGAATCTTTGAGACCACCTCTAACCCATAAGCTTGTATCCCATATATCAATAAGCCTGTGGGCATACTGAACATCAAATAAAATTCCATAGTTTCTTTCTACCTCTTCTCTTGTTCCTGAACTGTCTGTATATTCTTTTCTTTTTGTAACAGTTCCATTACTATTTGTCAGAAGACCTACATATATATAACTATTCCCACTGGGAGCAAATCTTCCTGCAATTCCTGCTTTTGAGTCGTCATTTCCTGTGTGTTTTTCTGCATACATCATAATATCAAGCTGAGATTTATTTATAACTGAAAATGGTTTAGAAAACTCCTTAATTCCAGAGTTTGCATTCTCATAAAGACTATCATCATTAACAAGCTTTCCTAATGTTCCTTTTCCTTCATCTATTTTTGCCAGTATTCTGTCTAATTTTTCTGAAGCTTCTCTTATTTTTTGTATAGCCACTTTTATATCTTCTCTGTTTTCTCCAACGGTGCCTTTTATTGTCTGTGCTGCCTCTCCAATTTCATCAAGAACTTTTGGTGTTTTTTCTCTAAGGGCTATAGATGTTTCTTTAAGATTTTTGATTAGTTCTCTTATATCCTCTCTATTTTCCCCTGTGATTGATTCCAGATTTGTTGCTATTCTGTCTATCTTCTGAATAAGCGGTGGTAATTCTCTTCTAAGGCTATCTGTAATAGCAACTATATTGTCTATAGCCTGTTTAACTCCTTTGCGGTTTTCAACAACCATTTCATCGGCATGTTTGGCAAGAACTTTTATGTTTTCAACCATTTCTTTGAGATTTCCATTCCCAAGGGCATCATTCAGATTATCTACTAATTTTCCTATCTTTTGGGCTATTTCCTGAACTGAGGAGAAAGCCTCCTCGGTAGATGCATAAACCTGTGCATTTGTTATTGTCCCTCCCTCAGCAAGTTCTCCGGCGTCAGGAGTTCCAGGGTCAATATATATATATTTATCCCCCATTAATCCAAGTGTTCTGACATAGGCTTTGGCATTTTTGTAAATAGGGATACTTTTTCTGATGCCAATCGTTACTTTTATTTTTCCTTTATCAAACTCTATTTTCTCAACTCTACCTACTTTAACCCCTTTTACCTGAACATCAGCCCCCTGAGTAAGTCCTTCTACCGCATCAAAGTAAATTTGATACTCTCTTGTAGCTACGCCAAACTCTTTACCACTGAATGTTATGATTAAATAACCAGCAATGGCAGAAATAATTAAAACAAAAAGCCCCACCCTAAAGGCTGTATTCATAGCAGCACCTTAAATTATTTTTCTAAAATTGTTTCCTCTACTTTCATACCAAAGTGTCTGCCTGCTTCTTCTACATATCCTAAGATTTCATCCCCTTCTTTCAGGTCTACAACTGATATTAATGAACCATCTCCTTTAACCAGTCTGATTGTTTCAGCATTTTGCAGGACAGCACTAAGCTTTTTACCCTGATATTCTGCTTCCACAAGAAGCATAGGTCTTCTTTCTATCTTAGCCCTTCCAACAACAACAGCCCTCCCATTTCCTTCTATATCATAGGCCATAACTTCTTTTCCTGCTTCCAGTTCACATAGATAAACGGTTTTTCCTCCAGGCACTCTGGTATACATGTGGACTGCACCGGCATTAACTCTAAACGGCCTTGATGCTACATAAGGACTTTCTTCTGTTTCTGCATGGACAAAAATCATCCCTGCAGAGGAGTTACCAACCAGCATACCTTCCCCTCGTTTGAAAAGGGAAGTGGTATCAACTGCAACCCTATCCCCCATTCCAACTGGAATTATTGCTGTTACTTTGGCTTTTACCAGTTCTATTTTTTCGGATGTTTCCTTTATGACATTGGCAACTTTTTTAATCTCATTCAAATCTTTTGTTTCCAGAACAACTCCTTTAACACCTTTTTCAAGAATTCCTACTGCAATACCTGCCTCATCGGCATTTTTTACCACTGCATAGATATTCTCTGACTGGGCTATCAGATTTTCCAGAGGTATTATTGTCCAGTCTGTTGTTTTTACTATAACTTTTTTCCCGGATTTTGCCAGCTGGGCAGCCCTTTCCTCATCTTTTTTGTCATTTATAACAACAAGAACAAAATCATCAGATAGATTTCCATTCTTATCAATAGTTATAAAATTAACTCTTCCCAGTTTTTTTGCTTCCTTAAGCTTGTCTTCAGGAACAATAATATAATCGGCACCGCTTTCAATTGCTGTTGTGATTATTGTTTTGTCGTAATCTGAAGCATCTACTATGAATTCTTTCATCTTCTGACCCCGTTTTTTAATTTATTATAATATCAGTTTTCCTTTTTAAATACAGCAATGACCACCATACCACCAAATCTGGTTGTTATGTATTCTTTTTTGAAGGAATATTTTTTAAAAAGTTCCTCTAACTCCTGTGGTTTTCTTGAGTTTAAAACACTTTCCATAAAGTAATCATACTCTTCTTCTGTAAATATTCTCTGTCCAAGGGGTCGGAATATTTTATTGGCAAAGAAAAATATTGAGTTAAAAATAATTTTGCGTGGCTTGGATATATCCAGTATTGATACATAACCACCTTTTTTTAAAACTCGGCTGAACTCGGGGATTGCTTTTTCTGCATCAAGATGTCTGAAAACCAGAGACATTAAGATAGAATCAACACTGCTATTTTTAAAAGGCATTTTGTATGCGGAGGCTTTTACAAAAGCAGTATTTGTATTTTGGAGTTTTTCTTTCGCTTTTAAAAGCATATTCTGGGATACATCAACTCCAATGGTAAAAGTTTCAGGGTTTGACTTTTTTATTTTTTTGATTACCTCTCCTGTTCCTGTTCCCAGGTCAACAGAAATTTTGCCAACAGGGGTATTTTGAATCAGTGTTTCCTGCCACTTATTTATAAGACCAAATGTTACAGAAGATAAAAAAGCGTCGTAGGATTTTACGACGCTGTCAAATATTCTTTCTGCTATTTTTTCCTGAGCCATCTTATTTTTTCTTCCATTTTGTTCCAACAGGTGTATCTTCTATTATTATTCCCTGCTGTTGCAGTCTATCTCTAATCATATCTGCAATTTCAAAGTTTTTCTGTTTTCTGGCTATATTTCTTACTTCAAGGAGTGTTTCTATTAGCTCTTCGTCTATAGCTTCTTCTTTTTTCTCTACCTGAATCTGTTCAACCTCAACACAAGGCTGCAGGCTATCAAAAAGTCCGAATATATCCTTTCCTATTTTATGAAGCACATCTGCAGCCTCTTTGTATGATGCAAGGGCTTTTTTGGATATTCCACCTTCTTTAACTGCTCTGTCTTTAAGAATATTCATCTCTCTAACCAGACCAAATAAAGCAGCCAGAGCTTCTGGGGTATTAAAATCATCACTCATTGCAGCATAAAATCCTTGTTCGGCCTTTGCAATAGCGTCATATAAATGGCCTTCAAAATCTGGATTTTCCGGTAGTTTTTCCAGTATTTCATACTCATCCATCGCATTTTTTAGTCTTTCGTAAGCCTTTTTGGTTTCTTCCATCTTTTCCCATGAAAAATCAAGGGGACTTCTGTAATGAACAGATAAAACCAGTAGTCTAAGAATATCTGGCTCATATTTAGAATAAATCTCTTTAAGGGTTATGTAGTTTCCAAGGGATTTAGACATCTTTTGGCCGTTAACTGTAACCAACCCGTTATGTATCCAGTATC carries:
- a CDS encoding MlaD family protein, with amino-acid sequence MNTAFRVGLFVLIISAIAGYLIITFSGKEFGVATREYQIYFDAVEGLTQGADVQVKGVKVGRVEKIEFDKGKIKVTIGIRKSIPIYKNAKAYVRTLGLMGDKYIYIDPGTPDAGELAEGGTITNAQVYASTEEAFSSVQEIAQKIGKLVDNLNDALGNGNLKEMVENIKVLAKHADEMVVENRKGVKQAIDNIVAITDSLRRELPPLIQKIDRIATNLESITGENREDIRELIKNLKETSIALREKTPKVLDEIGEAAQTIKGTVGENREDIKVAIQKIREASEKLDRILAKIDEGKGTLGKLVNDDSLYENANSGIKEFSKPFSVINKSQLDIMMYAEKHTGNDDSKAGIAGRFAPSGNSYIYVGLLTNSNGTVTKRKEYTDSSGTREEVERNYGILFDVQYAHRLIDIWDTSLWVRGGLKDSTGAAGADLYLNRELVVKADLYNFDRKYLKNNKDIDNPQLDIYFQYKMPSYPIFVRVGGSDLLNSDVMGIYVGGGFMFRDNDIKYLLGSMPKP
- a CDS encoding 3-dehydroquinate synthase II, producing MKEFIVDASDYDKTIITTAIESGADYIIVPEDKLKEAKKLGRVNFITIDKNGNLSDDFVLVVINDKKDEERAAQLAKSGKKVIVKTTDWTIIPLENLIAQSENIYAVVKNADEAGIAVGILEKGVKGVVLETKDLNEIKKVANVIKETSEKIELVKAKVTAIIPVGMGDRVAVDTTSLFKRGEGMLVGNSSAGMIFVHAETEESPYVASRPFRVNAGAVHMYTRVPGGKTVYLCELEAGKEVMAYDIEGNGRAVVVGRAKIERRPMLLVEAEYQGKKLSAVLQNAETIRLVKGDGSLISVVDLKEGDEILGYVEEAGRHFGMKVEETILEK
- a CDS encoding class I SAM-dependent methyltransferase, producing the protein MAQEKIAERIFDSVVKSYDAFLSSVTFGLINKWQETLIQNTPVGKISVDLGTGTGEVIKKIKKSNPETFTIGVDVSQNMLLKAKEKLQNTNTAFVKASAYKMPFKNSSVDSILMSLVFRHLDAEKAIPEFSRVLKKGGYVSILDISKPRKIIFNSIFFFANKIFRPLGQRIFTEEEYDYFMESVLNSRKPQELEELFKKYSFKKEYITTRFGGMVVIAVFKKEN